The Endozoicomonas montiporae CL-33 genome contains a region encoding:
- a CDS encoding IS3 family transposase (programmed frameshift): MTAKRKRHKPEFKAQVALEAYKGEKTINQLASEHEVAAVQVSQWKRQLLQGVPEVFGRARPEVDPDALTAPLYQEIGRLKMELDWLKKKSLAMSIDDKRRCIDPDHSKISIQRQCELVGLSRSSWYYQASPALESPENLNLMRLIDEQYTRTPFYGSRKITAWLNEQGFPVNRKRIQRLMRLMGIQAVGPKPGTSLRNKEHKVYPYLLNGVDIVRPNQVWSTDITYCPMPQGFMYLVAIIDWYSRYVVSWELSNTLDADFCIHALGRALEQGEPDIFNTDQGCQFTSNDFLAPLQEREIRISMDGKGRALDNIFVERLWRSVKHEWLYTHEFQTVPELYTGLDEYFEFYNTERLHQSLSYKTPKAIHFA; this comes from the exons ATGACAGCAAAAAGAAAACGACATAAGCCCGAATTTAAGGCACAGGTAGCACTCGAAGCCTACAAGGGCGAAAAGACCATAAACCAGCTGGCAAGCGAACACGAAGTTGCAGCCGTTCAGGTTAGCCAGTGGAAGCGACAGCTACTCCAGGGGGTTCCAGAAGTCTTCGGCAGGGCACGGCCAGAGGTAGATCCAGATGCGCTCACTGCCCCCCTGTATCAGGAGATCGGACGGCTTAAAATGGAGCTGGACTGGTTGAAAAAAAAATC TCTGGCAATGTCCATTGATGACAAACGGAGATGCATAGACCCGGATCACTCGAAGATCAGCATTCAGCGCCAATGTGAACTGGTTGGGTTAAGCAGGTCAAGCTGGTATTACCAAGCTTCTCCAGCTTTGGAAAGCCCTGAGAATCTGAATCTGATGAGGCTCATTGATGAGCAGTATACACGTACACCGTTTTACGGCAGTCGTAAGATAACTGCATGGCTGAATGAGCAGGGCTTTCCGGTCAACAGGAAGCGTATACAGCGACTTATGAGGCTGATGGGCATACAGGCTGTCGGACCAAAACCGGGCACAAGCCTGAGAAACAAAGAGCATAAGGTTTACCCGTACTTGTTGAACGGCGTTGATATTGTGAGACCCAATCAGGTCTGGAGTACTGATATTACGTACTGCCCGATGCCTCAGGGGTTTATGTATCTGGTTGCCATTATTGACTGGTACAGCCGTTACGTGGTCAGCTGGGAGCTGTCGAACACACTGGATGCAGACTTCTGTATTCATGCGCTGGGTCGAGCTTTGGAACAAGGTGAACCTGATATATTCAACACTGACCAAGGGTGTCAGTTTACCAGTAATGATTTTCTGGCACCTCTTCAGGAACGGGAAATACGTATCAGCATGGACGGGAAAGGGCGAGCACTGGATAACATTTTTGTCGAGAGGCTGTGGCGCTCCGTCAAACATGAATGGCTGTACACGCATGAATTTCAGACTGTTCCAGAGCTTTATACTGGGCTGGATGAATACTTTGAGTTTTACAACACTGAACGATTACACCAGTCGTTGAGTTATAAAACGCCTAAGGCAATTCACTTTGCATGA